One Synechococcus sp. CC9605 genomic window carries:
- a CDS encoding cytidylyltransferase domain-containing protein has translation MKKYAIFLPAKGNSERVASKNTRLLDGKPLFLHTLEKLLQLGDDYEVYLDSECPEIFKMASHLEGFKPLIRDPALATNATDGNKLFLNEVFSCNHQVIAQHLCTSPFIENNTIKNCFSKVGQMSQDGSCWDSSFLVRKEKFYMWKNDLPLYSIDSIPNSADIESTTVETMGLYVCSREAALDTERRIGRNPCLIEAKPLEAVDVNYEEDLEMAQLLAAGKREQERNLLRNLSSLLSSPIISDILDSLGLESQIIRGLNQKCRNNAKIFGPAKTMHLRRKSKEDRFDEVYDALKHYETLVPGDVICVQNDCQEFAYFGELNANLAIRSGAIGAVIGGMTRDQEAVCSLGLPVFAKGITCQDVKNRAVYSSMNNRICIDGVFISPGDMMFADNEGTICIPKKHFKTVLELAKESIRKEGEIISDIATGINVSALRAERGDF, from the coding sequence ATGAAAAAATACGCAATATTTCTCCCCGCAAAAGGCAATAGCGAAAGAGTTGCTTCCAAGAATACAAGGTTGCTAGATGGAAAACCCCTGTTTCTTCATACACTCGAAAAATTATTGCAGTTAGGAGATGATTATGAAGTATATTTAGACAGTGAATGTCCTGAGATATTTAAGATGGCAAGTCACTTAGAAGGATTCAAGCCTTTAATACGTGATCCAGCTTTAGCCACTAACGCAACCGATGGAAATAAGCTTTTCCTCAATGAAGTCTTTAGCTGCAATCACCAAGTCATTGCGCAACATCTTTGCACATCTCCATTTATTGAAAATAATACAATAAAAAATTGTTTCTCGAAAGTCGGCCAAATGTCTCAAGATGGATCTTGCTGGGATTCCAGTTTTTTAGTCAGAAAAGAAAAGTTTTATATGTGGAAGAATGACCTTCCTTTGTATAGCATTGATTCCATCCCCAATAGTGCTGATATTGAAAGCACTACTGTTGAAACCATGGGGCTTTATGTATGTTCCAGGGAAGCTGCTTTAGACACTGAAAGAAGAATTGGAAGGAATCCTTGCTTGATAGAAGCGAAACCGCTTGAAGCAGTTGATGTTAATTATGAAGAGGACCTAGAGATGGCGCAATTATTAGCAGCCGGGAAAAGAGAGCAGGAAAGGAACTTGCTGAGAAATTTGTCCTCTTTGCTGTCTAGTCCAATAATTTCAGATATACTCGATAGCCTAGGTCTTGAATCACAAATCATAAGAGGATTAAATCAAAAATGCCGAAACAACGCAAAGATTTTTGGCCCCGCAAAGACAATGCATCTTCGCAGAAAATCAAAAGAAGATAGATTCGACGAAGTTTATGATGCATTAAAGCATTATGAAACTCTCGTGCCAGGTGACGTTATTTGCGTACAAAATGATTGCCAAGAGTTTGCTTACTTTGGTGAATTAAACGCCAATTTAGCCATCAGATCTGGCGCCATCGGTGCAGTTATAGGGGGAATGACGCGTGATCAAGAAGCAGTTTGTAGCCTAGGACTACCAGTTTTCGCCAAAGGGATCACATGCCAAGATGTAAAAAATAGGGCAGTATATTCATCTATGAACAATCGAATTTGTATTGACGGAGTTTTCATTAGTCCGGGAGACATGATGTTCGCCGACAACGAAGGAACTATTTGCATACCAAAAAAGCACTTTAAAACTGTCTTAGAGCTTGCAAAAGAAAGCATCAGGAAAGAAGGTGAAATAATATCGGATATTGCTACAGGAATAAATGTCAGCGCTTTGAGAGCGGAGAGAGGAGATTTTTAG
- a CDS encoding THUMP domain-containing class I SAM-dependent RNA methyltransferase — MGRTNRLSAVAVVPQGLEAAAGEELSAFGAHTVKAGRRAVSFQADMACLYRLHLQARLPFRLLRQVARFPCQGRDDLYDGIRHALNWERWLHPSMTFRVDVTGTAPGLNHSHFTALQVKNALVDAQRDLWGERSSIDLDNPDLSLHLHLGRGEAQLSLDGSGGSLHRRGYRAAMGAAPLKENLAAGLIRLTGWDGSEPLVDPCCGSGVLLIEAALAALQQAPGLERRFALEGWADFQPDLWDKEVDRARQRRRGDLTLPLLLGIETDPTIADQARANVEAAGLGGVIRIYTGSFQAEALPDGPGVLVCNPPYGQRIGDEQELDALYGALGQFVRQEASGWQLWLLSGNPKLTGALRLKASRRIPVSNGGIDCRWLQYEIR; from the coding sequence TTGGGTCGAACAAACCGGCTATCCGCTGTGGCAGTTGTGCCACAAGGCCTGGAAGCAGCCGCTGGCGAAGAACTCAGCGCCTTTGGCGCCCATACCGTGAAAGCTGGCAGACGTGCCGTCAGCTTCCAGGCAGACATGGCCTGTCTCTACCGGCTGCACCTCCAGGCTCGACTGCCCTTCCGGCTGTTGCGCCAGGTGGCACGCTTCCCCTGCCAGGGCCGGGATGACCTCTACGACGGAATCCGCCACGCCCTCAACTGGGAGCGCTGGCTGCATCCCTCGATGACCTTCCGCGTGGATGTAACCGGAACGGCACCAGGGCTGAACCACAGCCATTTCACGGCTTTACAGGTCAAAAACGCCCTTGTGGATGCACAACGGGATCTCTGGGGGGAACGTTCCTCGATCGATCTCGACAACCCCGACCTCTCCTTGCACCTCCACCTCGGCCGCGGAGAAGCACAGCTGAGCCTCGATGGCAGTGGCGGCAGCCTGCACCGCCGCGGCTACAGGGCCGCCATGGGTGCCGCACCCTTGAAGGAGAACTTGGCCGCTGGGCTGATTCGCTTAACGGGCTGGGATGGGAGCGAGCCCCTCGTGGACCCCTGCTGTGGGTCTGGTGTGCTGCTGATCGAAGCGGCTCTGGCAGCCTTACAACAAGCCCCGGGATTGGAGCGCCGCTTTGCCCTAGAGGGCTGGGCCGATTTCCAGCCCGACCTGTGGGACAAAGAAGTCGATCGCGCCCGGCAACGCCGCAGGGGAGACCTCACACTTCCCCTGCTCTTGGGGATTGAGACAGATCCCACCATTGCCGATCAGGCCCGCGCCAACGTGGAGGCCGCCGGGCTGGGTGGAGTCATCCGCATCTACACCGGATCATTCCAAGCCGAAGCGCTACCTGACGGCCCGGGGGTGTTGGTGTGCAACCCGCCCTACGGCCAGCGCATCGGTGACGAACAGGAGCTTGATGCGCTGTATGGCGCCCTGGGTCAATTCGTTCGGCAGGAAGCTTCCGGCTGGCAACTGTGGCTGCTGAGTGGCAATCCAAAGCTCACCGGTGCGCTGCGGCTTAAAGCATCACGCCGAATTCCTGTAAGCAATGGCGGCATCGATTGCCGCTGGCTTCAATACGAGATTCGCTGA
- a CDS encoding phage holin family protein → MADQDSPRGFGAAGRVTALAASVMDLHVRIALQEVDREKRRLISGGLFLAIGGTAMFLALLAGQASLLLWIQAQWDLEWMRALLSLAVANLVLAGISLRIGGQVLKGPFLPQTLEGLMKTVRAVMGRV, encoded by the coding sequence ATGGCTGATCAGGACTCTCCCCGCGGATTTGGAGCGGCAGGTCGGGTGACAGCACTGGCGGCGTCAGTGATGGATCTGCATGTGCGGATTGCTTTGCAGGAAGTGGATCGGGAGAAACGTCGACTGATCAGCGGTGGCTTGTTCCTCGCCATTGGCGGCACCGCCATGTTCCTGGCCTTGCTGGCGGGCCAAGCATCGTTGCTGTTGTGGATTCAGGCCCAGTGGGATCTGGAGTGGATGCGTGCTCTGTTGAGCCTTGCCGTGGCCAATCTGGTGCTGGCGGGCATCAGTTTGCGCATTGGCGGCCAGGTGCTGAAGGGGCCGTTCCTGCCGCAGACGCTGGAGGGACTGATGAAAACGGTACGGGCAGTCATGGGACGCGTTTGA
- a CDS encoding DUF883 family protein — MASPSPQSNGRFEHHFRERFESLLPTIQERWPDLAEHTLEATRGSVDELVRLIEQNTGLTPQGVREQLEELLHSATDRSRDWADSLDPLEEQLEQLLDELNSTLRPKIEAPVRQRPLLAVGVALGVGLLLGSMLRGGRRS; from the coding sequence ATGGCCTCGCCATCGCCGCAATCCAACGGCAGATTCGAGCACCACTTCCGTGAGCGGTTTGAAAGCCTGCTGCCGACGATTCAGGAGCGCTGGCCGGATCTTGCTGAGCACACCCTTGAAGCCACCCGGGGGAGTGTGGATGAGTTGGTTCGGTTGATCGAACAGAACACAGGCCTGACGCCCCAAGGGGTTCGGGAGCAACTGGAGGAACTTCTCCACAGCGCCACTGATCGAAGTCGCGACTGGGCCGACAGCCTGGATCCCCTCGAAGAGCAACTGGAACAGCTGCTGGATGAGTTGAACAGCACCCTTCGGCCGAAGATCGAGGCGCCTGTGCGCCAGCGACCACTGCTGGCTGTGGGTGTTGCTCTAGGTGTTGGGTTGCTGCTGGGCAGCATGCTTCGCGGGGGGAGGCGTTCCTGA
- the smc gene encoding chromosome segregation protein SMC produces the protein MVHINQVGLTHFKSFGGAMTIPLEEGFTVVTGPNGSGKSNILDGVLFCLGLATSRGMRADRLPDLVNSGMLKAGKAAETTVSVRFDLSDWTPDAAEEGLEAPAEGPWIQPGQKEWTVTRKLRVMPGGSYSSSYSADGVTCNLQQLQTQLRRLRIDPEGSNVVMQGDVTRIVSMSNRDRRGLIDELAGVALFDTRIEQTRRKLDDVQERQERCRIIEQELLASRQRLEKDCAKARQYQELRERLQLGRRQEMVLAYEAAQQALKDLATRQQALEAQEQKDAAAIASGREQLNKAVAELEQLQEQVKALGEDQLLAVQAELAGLDTSSRELERQASLHQEEGQKLQAQRHDLATRRQQWQLQSRELERDPHQDALSAADDNCKAAEAAVEMSRRRLADVAGRSGAWVEEQKRRSRRRQELQSSVAPLSEEQQQLQERLRQERERLEELTQEQQQDGADGDAVQQQLATLEETWQTLLQAIADGKQELQQTAESLAIQQRTRSRLEQEQTRLEREIARLESRRDALQESRGTGALRLLLEAGLDGIHGPVAQLGEVEDRHRLALEVAAGARLGQVVVDDDRIAARAIELLKSRRAGRLTFLPLNKIRAPGGGGSSAAFARGARPGGDSGAGLIGRAVELVRFEPVYDQVFAYVFGDTLVFSDLASARQQLGRSRAVTLDGELLEKSGAMTGGSFSQRSSSLSFGRSSDQDEAEPLRRRLLELGESLVACRREESKLAQLIEQQKPQLRELEKQQATLIAERNAARRNHGPLLERSRQRAERLSRLQQDQTEQQQRLEAISAALTPLTAELQALDEAERNSGNNDDAAAWAQLQTEQEAADQRLEAARSERDQRLNARRERQLAIERLGDQEKALAAEEARLQEGVKALASAHGAWRQQQSDLQDKRKQLEQQQSDLQERFGSQRRARDAAEAEVGRQRQALQQAEWNLERLKEDREGLIEEQRSGAVRLQEMEQALPDPRPEIPDSLRLAGLEALQADLQAIQQRMEALEPVNMLALEELEALEERLNELNERLEVLNSEREELLLRIETVATLRQDAFMEAFTAVDGHFREIFASLSDGDGHLQLENPDEPLEGGLTLVAHPKGKTVRRLASMSGGEKSLTALSFLFALQRFRPSPFYALDEVDSFLDGVNVERLAALIARQAEAAQFMVVSHRRPMIGAAQRTIGVTQARGAHTQVVGLPDAA, from the coding sequence TTGGTTCATATCAATCAGGTTGGGCTGACGCACTTCAAATCGTTCGGCGGAGCGATGACGATCCCTCTCGAGGAGGGATTCACCGTCGTGACCGGACCCAATGGCTCCGGCAAGAGCAACATCCTCGACGGTGTTCTGTTCTGCCTGGGCCTGGCCACCAGCCGTGGCATGCGGGCTGACCGCCTGCCGGACCTGGTCAACAGCGGCATGCTCAAGGCTGGCAAGGCCGCTGAAACAACCGTCAGCGTCCGCTTTGATCTAAGCGACTGGACACCTGATGCCGCCGAGGAAGGCCTGGAGGCACCGGCGGAGGGGCCCTGGATTCAACCGGGGCAAAAAGAATGGACGGTGACCCGCAAACTGCGGGTGATGCCAGGGGGCTCCTACAGCTCCAGCTACAGCGCCGACGGGGTGACCTGCAACCTGCAGCAGCTGCAGACCCAGCTGCGCCGACTCCGGATTGATCCCGAGGGCAGCAACGTGGTGATGCAGGGGGACGTCACCCGCATCGTGTCGATGAGCAACCGCGACCGCCGCGGCCTGATCGATGAATTGGCCGGTGTTGCCTTGTTCGACACCCGGATCGAACAGACCCGCCGCAAACTTGATGACGTGCAGGAGCGCCAGGAGCGCTGCCGGATCATTGAGCAGGAACTGCTGGCCAGCCGCCAACGGCTGGAGAAGGACTGCGCCAAGGCCCGGCAGTACCAGGAGCTCAGGGAACGGCTGCAGCTGGGGCGACGCCAAGAAATGGTGCTGGCCTACGAAGCCGCCCAGCAGGCCCTCAAGGATCTGGCCACGCGCCAACAGGCGCTGGAAGCCCAGGAGCAGAAAGACGCCGCGGCCATCGCCAGCGGCCGGGAGCAGCTGAACAAAGCTGTGGCCGAACTGGAGCAGCTCCAGGAGCAAGTGAAGGCCCTGGGGGAAGACCAGCTGCTGGCGGTTCAGGCGGAACTGGCTGGCCTCGACACCAGCAGCCGCGAACTGGAGCGCCAGGCCAGCCTCCACCAGGAGGAAGGCCAGAAACTGCAGGCGCAGCGCCATGACCTCGCCACCCGTCGCCAGCAGTGGCAGCTGCAATCACGGGAGCTGGAACGCGATCCCCATCAGGATGCCCTGAGCGCCGCAGACGACAACTGCAAAGCCGCTGAAGCGGCGGTGGAGATGTCCCGTCGCCGGCTGGCGGATGTGGCAGGCCGCTCCGGCGCCTGGGTGGAGGAACAGAAGCGCCGCAGCCGTCGCCGGCAGGAGTTGCAAAGCAGCGTCGCTCCCTTATCGGAGGAACAGCAGCAGTTGCAGGAACGGCTGCGCCAGGAACGGGAACGACTGGAGGAGCTCACCCAGGAGCAGCAGCAGGACGGCGCCGATGGCGACGCCGTGCAGCAACAGCTCGCAACCCTGGAGGAGACCTGGCAAACCCTGCTGCAAGCCATTGCCGACGGCAAACAGGAGCTCCAGCAGACCGCCGAATCCCTGGCCATCCAACAGCGCACCCGCAGCCGACTGGAACAGGAGCAGACCCGTTTGGAACGGGAGATCGCTCGCCTGGAGAGCCGGCGGGATGCCCTTCAGGAAAGCCGCGGCACCGGCGCCCTGCGCCTGCTGCTGGAGGCCGGCCTCGATGGCATCCACGGCCCTGTAGCCCAGCTGGGGGAGGTGGAGGATCGTCATCGCCTCGCCCTGGAAGTGGCCGCAGGGGCCCGTCTCGGACAGGTGGTGGTCGACGACGACCGCATTGCCGCCCGCGCCATCGAACTGCTCAAGAGCCGCCGTGCCGGCCGGCTCACCTTCCTGCCCCTGAACAAGATCCGCGCTCCTGGTGGCGGGGGCTCATCGGCCGCCTTTGCCCGGGGAGCACGCCCAGGTGGGGACAGCGGCGCTGGACTGATCGGCCGGGCCGTGGAACTGGTGCGGTTCGAGCCCGTCTACGACCAGGTGTTCGCCTACGTCTTCGGGGACACCTTGGTGTTCTCCGACCTGGCCAGCGCCCGCCAACAACTGGGCCGTTCCAGAGCTGTGACCCTGGACGGGGAGCTGCTGGAGAAGAGCGGCGCCATGACCGGCGGTAGCTTCTCCCAGCGCAGCAGCAGCCTGAGCTTCGGCCGCAGCAGCGATCAGGACGAAGCCGAACCCCTGCGGCGGCGCCTGCTGGAACTAGGGGAATCCCTGGTGGCCTGCCGGCGGGAGGAGTCGAAGCTGGCGCAACTGATCGAGCAGCAGAAACCCCAGCTGCGCGAACTGGAAAAGCAACAGGCGACATTAATCGCCGAGCGCAATGCCGCGCGGCGCAACCACGGCCCCTTGCTCGAGCGCAGCCGCCAGCGGGCCGAACGGCTCAGCAGATTGCAGCAGGACCAGACCGAGCAACAGCAGCGGCTCGAAGCCATCAGCGCTGCACTCACCCCACTCACCGCTGAGCTCCAGGCCTTGGATGAGGCAGAGCGCAACAGCGGCAACAACGACGATGCCGCCGCCTGGGCCCAACTGCAAACGGAGCAGGAAGCCGCCGACCAACGGCTGGAGGCGGCCCGCAGCGAACGCGACCAGCGGCTGAATGCCCGCCGTGAACGGCAACTGGCGATTGAACGACTGGGGGACCAGGAGAAGGCCCTGGCCGCCGAAGAAGCCCGATTGCAGGAGGGTGTGAAGGCCCTGGCCAGCGCCCATGGAGCCTGGCGCCAGCAGCAGAGCGACCTCCAGGACAAGCGGAAACAGCTCGAGCAGCAGCAGAGCGACCTGCAGGAGCGCTTCGGAAGCCAGCGCCGGGCCAGAGATGCCGCAGAAGCCGAGGTAGGCCGCCAGCGTCAGGCCCTGCAGCAGGCTGAATGGAACCTGGAACGGCTCAAGGAAGACCGCGAGGGATTGATCGAGGAGCAGCGCAGCGGTGCGGTGCGCCTGCAGGAGATGGAGCAGGCCCTGCCGGACCCAAGGCCGGAGATCCCAGATTCCTTGCGCCTGGCAGGGCTCGAGGCCTTGCAGGCCGATCTGCAGGCCATCCAACAGCGCATGGAAGCGCTGGAGCCCGTGAACATGCTGGCGCTGGAGGAACTGGAGGCCCTCGAAGAGCGGCTCAACGAACTGAACGAACGGCTCGAGGTACTCAACAGCGAGCGGGAGGAACTGCTGCTGCGGATCGAAACCGTGGCCACCCTGCGCCAGGACGCCTTCATGGAGGCCTTCACTGCCGTGGATGGCCATTTCCGCGAGATCTTCGCCTCACTTTCCGATGGTGATGGTCACCTGCAACTGGAGAACCCGGATGAGCCCCTGGAAGGGGGCCTCACCCTGGTGGCCCATCCCAAGGGCAAAACCGTGCGGCGCCTGGCCTCGATGTCGGGTGGGGAGAAATCACTCACCGCCCTGAGCTTCCTGTTTGCCCTGCAGCGCTTCCGGCCGTCGCCCTTCTATGCCCTCGACGAGGTGGACAGCTTCCTCGACGGCGTGAATGTGGAGCGTCTCGCAGCCCTGATCGCCCGTCAGGCCGAGGCAGCCCAGTTCATGGTGGTCAGCCACCGCCGGCCGATGATCGGCGCAGCCCAGCGCACCATCGGGGTGACCCAGGCCCGCGGCGCCCACACCCAGGTGGTGGGTTTACCGGACGCCGCCTGA
- a CDS encoding PRC-barrel domain-containing protein: MTPTPTPNDAITTGVPSDRLWLRSELMGTQVITRDTGRRLGVVGEVIVDIDRREVVAVGLRDNPLTRFLPGLPRWMPLDRIRQVGDVILVDSADSLSENFNPERYSRVINCQVITESGEQLGRVLGFAFDIETGELATLVMGALGVPLLGEGVLSTWEMPVEEIVSSGPDRIIVYEGAEDKLKQLNSGVLEKLGVGGPSWEEQERERYRVNLVPVENQLTSGQPQEQEQRRLQASEAERFEADAELEYVELEDRRQESMQQRRYLDEPQRYDEQPYTEPPRYDERPPERARTYNEPAPFEQQPAYEEQAAYEEQPAYEEQPPRRAMPASRRAVQQSGEPLDVEPMEDSAPQRRSQDLDDPW, encoded by the coding sequence TTGACCCCGACCCCTACCCCAAACGACGCCATCACCACCGGCGTGCCCAGCGATCGACTCTGGTTGCGCTCCGAACTGATGGGCACCCAGGTGATCACCCGTGACACCGGCCGCCGCCTGGGGGTGGTGGGTGAAGTGATCGTCGATATCGACCGCCGTGAAGTGGTGGCCGTGGGGCTGCGGGACAATCCCCTGACCCGGTTCCTGCCAGGCCTGCCGCGCTGGATGCCGCTGGACCGGATCCGTCAGGTGGGCGATGTGATCCTGGTGGATTCGGCCGATTCCCTCAGCGAGAACTTCAACCCCGAGCGCTACAGCCGGGTGATCAACTGCCAGGTGATCACTGAGTCGGGCGAGCAGCTGGGGCGGGTGCTCGGCTTCGCCTTCGACATCGAAACCGGAGAGCTCGCCACCCTGGTGATGGGCGCCCTGGGCGTGCCCCTGTTGGGGGAAGGAGTGCTGAGCACCTGGGAAATGCCTGTGGAGGAGATCGTCAGCAGTGGCCCGGATCGGATCATTGTTTACGAAGGTGCCGAAGACAAGCTCAAACAGCTGAACAGCGGGGTGCTTGAGAAGCTGGGAGTCGGTGGTCCCAGCTGGGAAGAGCAGGAGCGGGAGCGGTACCGCGTCAATCTGGTGCCCGTGGAAAATCAGCTCACCTCCGGACAACCCCAGGAGCAAGAGCAACGGCGTCTTCAGGCTTCAGAAGCCGAACGGTTTGAGGCTGATGCGGAACTGGAATATGTGGAGCTGGAGGACCGGCGACAGGAGTCGATGCAGCAACGCCGCTACCTCGATGAGCCCCAGCGGTACGACGAGCAGCCTTACACCGAGCCTCCTCGCTACGACGAGCGGCCGCCTGAGCGAGCACGGACCTACAACGAACCTGCACCCTTCGAGCAGCAGCCTGCCTACGAAGAACAGGCTGCTTATGAAGAACAGCCTGCTTACGAGGAACAGCCTCCGCGGCGTGCCATGCCAGCCTCCCGCCGCGCGGTTCAGCAGTCCGGCGAACCTCTCGATGTGGAACCGATGGAGGATTCAGCGCCCCAGCGCCGGAGCCAGGATCTCGACGATCCCTGGTGA
- the msrB gene encoding peptide-methionine (R)-S-oxide reductase MsrB, which produces MSSSNPVERSAEEWKQSLTPEQFQVARCGGTERAFTGAYWNNKATGMYHCVCCGAPLFSSKTKFDSGTGWPSFWDGVSSEAITTKADLTHGMVRTEINCAQCDAHLGHVFPDGPAPTGQRYCVNSASLDFKAS; this is translated from the coding sequence ATGTCCTCGTCCAATCCGGTCGAACGCAGCGCCGAGGAGTGGAAGCAATCCCTGACGCCGGAGCAGTTCCAGGTGGCCCGCTGCGGTGGAACGGAGCGGGCTTTCACCGGGGCTTACTGGAACAACAAGGCCACTGGGATGTACCACTGCGTCTGCTGTGGTGCGCCGCTGTTCAGCTCTAAGACCAAGTTCGATTCAGGCACGGGCTGGCCCAGCTTTTGGGATGGTGTCAGCTCCGAGGCGATCACCACCAAAGCGGATCTGACCCACGGGATGGTGCGCACCGAAATCAATTGCGCTCAATGTGATGCCCACCTTGGGCATGTCTTCCCCGATGGCCCCGCGCCAACGGGCCAGCGCTACTGCGTCAACAGCGCATCGTTGGATTTCAAGGCGTCCTGA
- the accC gene encoding acetyl-CoA carboxylase biotin carboxylase subunit: MPIGKVLIANRGEIALRIIRSCRELGIATVAVYSSVDKDALHVQLADEAVCVGEALSSKSYLNIPNILAAATSRGADAIHPGYGFLAENDKFAEMCRDHGLTFVGPSPHAIRSMGDKSTAKSTMQSVGVPTVPGSEGLLSSTSQAAALAEEMGYPVMIKATAGGGGRGMRLVPDASQLESLYKAAQGEAEAAFGNPGLYLEKFIDRPRHVEVQVLADRHGNVVHLGERDCSIQRRHQKLLEEAPSPALDPDLRRRMGEAAVAAARSINYEGAGTVEFLLDRSGGFYFMEMNTRIQVEHPVTEMVTGVDLIAEQLRIAGGEPISVRQDNIQLTGHAIECRINAEDARHNFRPAPGRITGWLPPGGPGVRVDSHVYTGYDIPPFYDSLIGKLIVWGKDRDHAMTRMKRALNECAVTGIPTTVEFHLEMLDRPEFVNGDVHTKFVEQEMLP; this comes from the coding sequence ATGCCCATCGGCAAAGTGCTGATCGCCAACCGCGGCGAGATTGCCCTAAGGATCATTCGAAGCTGCCGCGAGCTCGGGATCGCCACCGTGGCGGTGTACAGCTCCGTCGATAAGGACGCTCTTCACGTTCAGCTCGCTGATGAAGCGGTTTGCGTGGGCGAAGCCCTCAGCAGCAAGAGCTACCTCAACATTCCCAACATCCTGGCGGCCGCCACCTCCCGCGGTGCTGACGCCATCCACCCCGGTTACGGCTTCCTGGCGGAGAACGACAAGTTCGCCGAGATGTGCCGTGATCACGGCCTCACCTTCGTCGGGCCGTCACCCCACGCGATTCGCTCGATGGGGGACAAGTCGACCGCCAAATCGACCATGCAGTCGGTGGGCGTTCCTACGGTGCCCGGCAGCGAAGGCCTGCTCAGCAGCACCAGCCAGGCGGCCGCCCTGGCCGAGGAAATGGGCTATCCCGTGATGATCAAGGCCACCGCCGGCGGCGGTGGACGCGGCATGCGCCTGGTGCCGGACGCCAGTCAGCTGGAGAGCCTGTACAAAGCAGCCCAGGGGGAGGCGGAAGCAGCTTTTGGCAATCCAGGCCTGTACTTGGAGAAATTCATCGATCGGCCCCGCCACGTGGAAGTGCAGGTGCTGGCCGACCGCCACGGCAATGTGGTGCACCTTGGTGAACGGGACTGCTCGATTCAGCGCCGTCACCAGAAACTGCTGGAGGAAGCCCCCAGCCCGGCCCTGGATCCAGACCTGCGCCGCCGCATGGGCGAAGCCGCCGTTGCTGCCGCCCGAAGCATCAATTACGAGGGCGCCGGAACGGTGGAATTTCTGCTGGATCGCAGCGGTGGCTTCTATTTCATGGAAATGAACACCCGGATCCAGGTGGAGCATCCGGTCACTGAGATGGTGACGGGTGTGGATCTGATCGCCGAGCAGTTGCGCATTGCCGGCGGCGAACCCATCAGCGTGCGCCAGGACAACATCCAGCTTACTGGCCATGCGATCGAATGCCGGATCAATGCCGAGGATGCCCGGCACAACTTCCGTCCCGCACCCGGACGCATCACCGGATGGCTTCCCCCCGGCGGGCCGGGTGTGCGCGTCGACAGCCACGTTTACACGGGTTATGACATCCCTCCCTTTTACGACTCGCTGATCGGCAAGCTGATCGTCTGGGGCAAAGACCGCGACCACGCCATGACCCGGATGAAACGTGCCCTGAATGAATGTGCCGTCACCGGGATTCCAACCACGGTGGAATTCCATCTGGAGATGCTGGATCGGCCGGAGTTCGTCAACGGCGATGTGCACACCAAGTTCGTGGAGCAGGAGATGCTCCCCTGA
- a CDS encoding YggT family protein, producing MSFVTPLLLQALPVLHLLLGLLLAAWTLAFLLRIVLTWYPQVDLNKGAWPLVAWPTEPVLSVSRRVIAPIGGVDVTPVIWVGLISLVRELLVGQQGLFSQILMNAQAVA from the coding sequence TTGAGCTTTGTGACGCCGCTGCTGCTGCAGGCCCTGCCAGTCCTTCATTTGCTTCTGGGCTTGCTGCTGGCGGCCTGGACCCTGGCATTTCTGCTGCGCATCGTGCTCACCTGGTACCCCCAGGTCGATCTGAACAAGGGCGCCTGGCCCCTGGTGGCATGGCCAACGGAACCTGTGCTCTCGGTGAGCCGTCGCGTGATCGCCCCGATTGGTGGAGTCGACGTCACTCCAGTGATCTGGGTGGGCTTGATCAGCCTCGTGCGCGAGTTGCTGGTCGGCCAGCAGGGGCTGTTCTCCCAGATCCTGATGAACGCCCAGGCGGTTGCCTGA
- the psbX gene encoding photosystem II reaction center X protein, giving the protein MTPSLSNFLSSLLWGGVIVVIPASIALFLLSQTDQVDRKL; this is encoded by the coding sequence ATGACCCCCTCCCTCTCCAACTTCCTGAGCAGCCTCCTTTGGGGAGGTGTGATCGTCGTGATTCCTGCCTCCATCGCCCTGTTCCTGCTGAGCCAAACCGACCAGGTCGACCGCAAGCTCTGA